A single window of Syntrophotalea acetylenica DNA harbors:
- a CDS encoding AMP-binding protein: MSNRLHFTMGQLLDDIANRFPDNDALVYADQGLRYSYLEFNALCERVAKGLLALGVRKGDHVAIWATNVPQWVVLQFATAKIGAVLVTVNTNYKSVELEYVLKQSDATTLFLVSGFKDTDYVETLYSVVPELRDAGPGQLCSERLPFLKHVVFLGDRQFPGMRCWSEMESLGRDIEDAQLAAIASSLDEHEVINMQYTSGTTGFPKGVMLTHHNIVNNGFNIGECMRFTEKDRLCIPVPFFHCFGCVLAVLACVTHGSTMVPVETFSAEVVLRTIEAERCTAVHGVPTMFIAELDHPNFGRYDLTSLRSGIMAGSPCPIEVMKRVIRDMNLTEITIAYGQTESSPVITQTRTDDPIELRVATVGRALPDVEVKIVDIENGQTLPPGRQGELCTRGYLVMKGYYKMPEETARVIDGEGWLHTGDLAVMDENGYCKITGRIKNMIIRGGENIYPREIEEFLYSHPKVADVQVYGVPDIKYGEQVMAAIKLKEDTVATAEEIQDFCRGSIANYKVPRYVKFVDEFPMTASGKIQKFKLREMAIKELNLEAANSVETA, from the coding sequence GCGGGTGGCCAAAGGCCTGCTGGCGTTGGGCGTTCGCAAAGGCGACCATGTCGCCATCTGGGCCACCAATGTGCCGCAGTGGGTTGTTCTGCAGTTCGCCACCGCCAAGATTGGCGCTGTCCTGGTAACGGTTAACACCAATTACAAGTCCGTGGAGCTCGAGTACGTGCTGAAACAGTCGGATGCCACCACCTTGTTTCTGGTTTCGGGATTCAAGGATACCGATTATGTTGAAACCCTCTACAGTGTGGTGCCGGAGCTGCGCGATGCCGGGCCGGGACAGCTCTGTTCCGAGCGGCTGCCGTTTCTGAAGCATGTCGTGTTTTTGGGGGACCGGCAGTTTCCAGGCATGCGCTGCTGGAGCGAGATGGAATCCCTCGGTCGGGATATCGAGGATGCGCAGCTGGCTGCAATTGCCTCCAGCCTGGATGAGCATGAAGTCATCAATATGCAGTACACATCCGGCACCACGGGGTTTCCCAAAGGGGTGATGCTGACGCACCACAATATCGTCAACAACGGTTTCAATATCGGTGAATGCATGCGGTTCACCGAAAAGGACCGGCTGTGCATCCCCGTGCCGTTTTTTCACTGTTTCGGCTGCGTCCTCGCGGTGCTGGCCTGCGTAACCCATGGCAGCACCATGGTGCCGGTCGAGACCTTCAGTGCGGAGGTGGTTTTGCGGACCATCGAGGCCGAGCGCTGCACGGCGGTGCATGGCGTGCCGACCATGTTCATCGCTGAACTCGATCATCCCAATTTCGGTCGTTACGATCTGACCAGTCTTCGTTCTGGCATCATGGCCGGGTCGCCCTGTCCCATCGAGGTCATGAAGCGCGTCATTCGCGACATGAACCTGACCGAAATTACAATTGCCTACGGTCAGACCGAGTCTTCGCCGGTCATCACCCAGACCCGCACCGACGACCCCATCGAGTTGCGGGTTGCTACCGTCGGGCGGGCGCTGCCGGATGTCGAAGTCAAGATCGTCGACATCGAGAATGGCCAGACCCTGCCTCCCGGCCGCCAGGGAGAACTCTGCACCCGCGGTTATCTGGTCATGAAGGGCTATTACAAGATGCCTGAGGAAACCGCGCGGGTAATTGATGGCGAGGGCTGGCTGCATACGGGCGACCTGGCGGTTATGGATGAAAATGGCTATTGCAAGATCACGGGACGCATCAAGAACATGATTATCCGCGGCGGGGAAAATATTTATCCCCGTGAGATCGAGGAGTTTCTGTATTCCCATCCGAAAGTTGCCGATGTTCAGGTGTACGGCGTGCCGGATATCAAGTATGGCGAACAGGTCATGGCGGCCATCAAGCTCAAGGAAGATACGGTGGCGACGGCAGAGGAAATCCAGGATTTCTGCCGGGGCAGCATTGCCAATTACAAGGTGCCGCGCTATGTCAAATTTGTTGATGAGTTTCCCATGACCGCCAGCGGCAAGATTCAGAAATTCAAGCTGCGGGAGATGGCCATCAAGGAGCTGAACCTCGAGGCTGCCAATTCGGTGGAAACGGCCTAG
- a CDS encoding M24 family metallopeptidase — translation MGGEFEANVPCTELEARLGALQRRMAVAGLDAGVVMQNADLYYFTGTLQSGLLYIPAAGEPVYLVRRDAARARRESCLSRIITFGSFRELSGILQDFGLPPGRRIGLELDVLPVALYRQLDAALGNPHIQDVSPLIRRTRAIKSAWELQQMRRAAIGLDEVWRLALHLACEGLTDLELAVALEGRARSLGHPGYARMRAFNGEVAMGMVLIGDNGAVPSFRNTPLGGVGLHPAIGFGPSGKPLTAGVPVTVDLIGYGAGYYADQTRTFALGHLDKKLCRAYDAMCQIQALLVETARPGATWGCLYDECCRLATDLGYAEHFMGTVGNQVSFIGHGIGLEIDEYPFIARNMHDQRLEENMTFAFEPKAVFPGLGAVGIENTFVVTRDGLESLTLSDESLRIL, via the coding sequence GTGGGCGGCGAATTCGAAGCGAACGTGCCATGCACCGAGCTTGAGGCGCGACTTGGCGCTCTGCAGCGGCGCATGGCCGTGGCCGGCCTCGATGCCGGGGTGGTCATGCAGAATGCCGATCTTTATTATTTTACCGGAACGCTTCAGAGCGGACTGCTCTACATCCCCGCGGCGGGCGAACCGGTTTATCTGGTACGACGGGATGCCGCTCGGGCTCGCCGCGAATCCTGCCTTTCGCGTATCATCACTTTTGGTTCCTTCCGGGAACTATCCGGTATCCTTCAAGACTTCGGCTTGCCTCCCGGTCGGCGGATCGGTCTGGAACTCGATGTGTTGCCGGTGGCTTTGTACCGGCAGCTGGACGCGGCTCTGGGAAACCCCCATATCCAAGATGTTTCGCCGCTGATCCGCCGGACGCGGGCGATAAAGTCTGCCTGGGAATTGCAGCAAATGCGGCGGGCCGCCATCGGTCTCGACGAAGTCTGGCGACTGGCGCTGCACCTGGCATGTGAGGGGCTTACCGATCTCGAACTGGCCGTTGCTCTGGAGGGGAGGGCGCGCAGCCTCGGGCACCCCGGCTATGCGCGCATGCGTGCTTTTAACGGCGAAGTCGCCATGGGCATGGTCCTGATCGGCGACAACGGCGCCGTGCCGTCCTTTCGCAACACTCCGCTGGGAGGCGTGGGGCTGCACCCGGCCATCGGTTTCGGTCCCAGCGGAAAGCCTTTGACCGCTGGCGTGCCGGTAACGGTGGATCTGATTGGCTACGGGGCGGGGTATTATGCGGATCAGACCCGCACCTTTGCTCTGGGTCACCTTGATAAAAAGCTGTGCAGGGCTTACGATGCCATGTGTCAAATACAGGCCTTGCTGGTTGAAACCGCCCGCCCCGGTGCGACGTGGGGCTGTTTGTACGATGAGTGTTGCCGCCTGGCCACCGATCTTGGGTACGCGGAGCACTTCATGGGGACCGTGGGTAACCAGGTGTCCTTTATCGGTCATGGCATCGGGCTTGAAATCGATGAATATCCTTTTATCGCCCGCAATATGCACGACCAGCGGCTGGAAGAAAACATGACCTTCGCCTTTGAGCCGAAGGCGGTTTTTCCGGGGCTGGGCGCGGTTGGCATCGAAAATACCTTTGTGGTGACCCGCGACGGCCTCGAATCCCTGACCCTGTCCGACGAGTCCCTGCGCATTTTATAA